In one Chitinophaga sancti genomic region, the following are encoded:
- a CDS encoding amidohydrolase produces the protein MKRCLILLAFAPMLSMAQSNLDKSVASIKDSVISWRRTIHQHPELSNREFKTSAFVAEHLKKLGLEVHTGIGKTGVVAILRGGKPGPVVALRADMDALPVYERANLPFKSLDTAEYLGQQVPVMHACGHDSHIAILLGTADVLTAMKKDVPGTVKFIFQPAEEGAPAPEEGGAPLMIKEGVMDHPKVDAIFGLHINSQTPVGMIKYKPGAEMASSDWFTIKVKGRQSHGSQPWNGIDPIVVASQIIQGLQTIVSRQAELTKGPVVITVGKINGGVRSNIIPEELTMEGTVRTFDNKMLEQVHEKMKLTATKIAEASGATADVVIENKTKVTYNDPELVKLMLPSIETAAGKDNVNETEWTTGAEDFSFYGDKAPAFFFFLGGMPAGADPSKVAAHHTPDFYIDDSKLDVGVKVFCQLVFDYAKKKAQ, from the coding sequence ATGAAAAGATGCCTGATCCTGTTGGCCTTTGCACCTATGCTCTCAATGGCTCAATCCAACCTCGACAAATCCGTGGCCTCCATTAAAGACTCTGTCATTAGCTGGCGCCGTACCATTCACCAGCACCCTGAACTCTCCAACAGAGAATTCAAAACCTCGGCATTCGTGGCCGAACACCTGAAGAAACTTGGCCTCGAAGTACATACCGGTATTGGCAAAACAGGTGTTGTCGCCATCCTGAGAGGTGGTAAACCCGGACCTGTCGTAGCCCTTCGTGCGGATATGGATGCGCTGCCCGTGTATGAAAGGGCTAACCTTCCTTTTAAATCACTGGATACCGCTGAATATCTCGGCCAGCAGGTACCAGTTATGCATGCCTGTGGTCACGATTCGCATATTGCGATTCTGCTCGGTACGGCCGATGTACTGACCGCTATGAAAAAGGACGTGCCGGGTACCGTAAAGTTTATTTTCCAGCCTGCAGAAGAAGGTGCACCTGCTCCTGAAGAAGGTGGCGCACCGCTGATGATCAAAGAAGGCGTTATGGATCATCCAAAGGTGGATGCCATCTTTGGTCTGCATATCAATTCACAGACACCAGTTGGAATGATCAAATACAAACCCGGTGCGGAAATGGCGTCCAGCGATTGGTTTACCATCAAAGTGAAAGGGAGACAATCCCATGGTTCACAACCCTGGAATGGCATTGATCCGATCGTGGTGGCTTCCCAGATCATCCAGGGACTCCAGACCATCGTTAGCCGCCAGGCAGAGCTGACGAAAGGACCTGTTGTGATCACAGTGGGCAAAATAAATGGTGGAGTAAGGAGTAATATCATCCCGGAAGAATTGACAATGGAAGGAACGGTTCGCACATTTGACAACAAAATGCTGGAACAGGTGCATGAGAAAATGAAACTCACTGCAACTAAGATAGCGGAGGCTTCCGGAGCAACTGCCGATGTGGTGATTGAAAACAAAACCAAGGTGACCTACAACGATCCTGAATTGGTGAAACTGATGCTACCTTCTATTGAGACTGCAGCCGGGAAGGATAATGTAAACGAAACCGAATGGACAACGGGGGCAGAAGATTTTTCTTTTTATGGAGATAAGGCACCGGCATTTTTCTTTTTCCTGGGTGGTATGCCAGCAGGGGCGGATCCTTCAAAAGTAGCAGCTCATCATACGCCGGATTTCTATATTGATGATTCAAAACTGGATGTGGGGGTGAAGGTTTTTTGCCAGTTGGTATTTGATTATGCGAAGAAGAAAGCACAGTAA
- a CDS encoding LutC/YkgG family protein: MSRASILSAVKQNQPAQQALPELDAFHHSEAGDPAAFSRVVTFLGGQVIAIKSYADMLPLIQEHPLVVATHPEFYPAGMQNWQEGDGRQLEKVDLAIIQGRLGVAENGAVWVTDDELQVRALPFIAQHLAIVLKSTEILPTMHDAYRKIGGPDAGFGVFIAGPSKTADIEQSLVLGAHGAKSLTVFLMD; the protein is encoded by the coding sequence ATGAGTAGAGCAAGCATATTATCTGCCGTAAAACAGAACCAACCTGCACAACAGGCCCTTCCGGAACTAGATGCTTTCCACCACAGTGAAGCTGGCGATCCTGCTGCTTTTTCCAGGGTTGTAACGTTCCTGGGTGGTCAGGTAATAGCGATAAAAAGCTACGCCGATATGCTGCCCCTGATTCAGGAACATCCACTGGTAGTCGCCACTCACCCTGAATTTTATCCTGCTGGTATGCAGAACTGGCAGGAAGGGGATGGACGGCAGTTGGAAAAGGTGGATCTTGCGATTATACAAGGGCGTCTTGGTGTCGCAGAAAATGGTGCTGTTTGGGTAACTGACGATGAATTGCAGGTAAGAGCCCTGCCGTTTATTGCCCAACACCTGGCCATCGTTTTAAAGAGCACGGAGATCCTGCCTACCATGCACGATGCTTATCGCAAAATAGGCGGTCCGGATGCTGGTTTTGGTGTGTTCATTGCTGGTCCGTCAAAGACGGCAGATATTGAGCAGTCTTTGGTGTTAGGAGCGCATGGCGCAAAGAGTCTGACAGTGTTCCTGATGGACTAG
- the rhaM gene encoding L-rhamnose mutarotase has translation MKIAFKMYLKPGYKDEYQQRHAAIWPELQQLLKDAGISDYTIFLDEETNTLFGVQQQSGDQSSQELGTTDIVKRWWAYMADIMETNPDFSPVTIPLTSVFHME, from the coding sequence ATGAAAATTGCTTTCAAAATGTACCTCAAACCGGGGTATAAAGACGAGTACCAGCAACGCCATGCCGCCATCTGGCCTGAGCTGCAGCAATTACTCAAGGACGCTGGAATCAGCGATTACACCATTTTTCTCGACGAAGAAACGAACACACTATTTGGCGTTCAGCAGCAATCCGGAGATCAGTCCTCCCAGGAACTGGGCACAACTGACATTGTAAAACGCTGGTGGGCTTATATGGCTGACATCATGGAAACAAATCCTGATTTTTCTCCCGTCACTATCCCGCTCACATCGGTTTTTCATATGGAGTAG
- a CDS encoding ATP-binding protein, with amino-acid sequence MQQLKVRKFGPLKEVELNIDDYMIFVGPQASGKSTILKLLYIFRSLQEEVYRTVADVVEGMDSDPLPELKLKEHIITKFKSFWDNHSRYGDFFLKYDYGNDKIVTIYQKKKKIELVLSNTLEQEIKDIFVGLRTFIKEQYQHTTKEHKEKYYAELDKLIFKLFDREKIPVYIPAGRVMVYGIFGRYLNERLDNTMKMFIQQIAEMRPLYFEDLVKMVNKKKAFNFRDRESIDMAMALIKLILRGDYVCEQDSERIIVEKKGAHIEMPFASTGQQESLWLMMQLFTVLLSGHEYFLIIDEPEAHLHPMAQRYMMELIALVKNYTGNEVMMATNSPTVLKTVNNQVFAGRKKGREVMNERFWLSGNKLGVYEVEHEELRSIKDEVRGMIRESEVDKVGEILEEEMRRMEGEGVLKQKKI; translated from the coding sequence ATGCAACAATTAAAGGTCAGAAAATTTGGGCCACTGAAAGAGGTGGAATTGAACATAGATGATTACATGATTTTTGTTGGTCCGCAAGCGAGTGGGAAGAGTACGATTTTAAAACTGCTATATATTTTCAGGTCTTTGCAGGAGGAGGTTTACAGAACGGTAGCGGATGTTGTGGAAGGGATGGATTCGGATCCCCTGCCGGAATTAAAATTGAAGGAGCATATTATTACCAAGTTCAAAAGTTTTTGGGATAACCATTCCCGTTATGGCGATTTCTTTTTAAAGTATGATTACGGGAATGATAAGATCGTGACTATTTACCAGAAGAAAAAAAAGATTGAGCTGGTGCTTAGTAACACGCTGGAGCAGGAGATAAAGGATATTTTTGTCGGCTTAAGGACCTTTATAAAGGAGCAGTATCAGCATACAACAAAGGAGCACAAGGAGAAATATTATGCGGAGTTGGATAAGCTGATTTTTAAGTTGTTTGACCGGGAAAAGATACCGGTGTACATACCTGCGGGCAGGGTAATGGTGTATGGGATTTTCGGGCGCTATTTGAATGAGCGGCTGGATAATACCATGAAGATGTTCATTCAGCAGATAGCGGAGATGCGGCCATTATATTTTGAGGATCTGGTGAAGATGGTGAATAAGAAGAAGGCGTTTAATTTCAGGGATAGGGAGAGTATAGATATGGCAATGGCGTTGATAAAGCTAATATTGAGAGGGGATTATGTGTGTGAGCAGGATTCTGAGCGAATCATAGTGGAAAAGAAAGGAGCGCATATTGAGATGCCTTTTGCCTCAACGGGGCAGCAGGAATCTTTGTGGTTAATGATGCAGTTGTTTACGGTATTGCTGAGCGGACATGAATATTTCCTGATAATAGATGAGCCGGAGGCACATTTACATCCAATGGCGCAGCGATATATGATGGAGTTGATAGCCTTGGTGAAGAATTACACAGGTAATGAGGTGATGATGGCGACGAATAGTCCGACGGTATTGAAAACGGTGAATAACCAGGTGTTTGCGGGGAGGAAGAAGGGAAGGGAGGTAATGAATGAGCGGTTTTGGTTGAGTGGGAATAAACTGGGAGTGTATGAGGTGGAACATGAGGAGCTGAGGAGTATAAAAGATGAAGTGAGAGGGATGATCAGGGAGAGTGAGGTAGATAAGGTTGGGGAGATCCTGGAGGAGGAGATGCGGAGAATGGAGGGAGAGGGCGTTTTAAAGCAGAAGAAAATTTGA
- a CDS encoding Gldg family protein has product MKTTFRIAKLELSNLFYSPVAWVVLIIFLVQGGWEFSSMLERMQRAQDMGGLTPGVTNTMFASFFGIFTKMKEYLYLYIPLLTMGLISREMGSGSIKLVYSSPVKVSAVVWGKYLAMVFYSFLLMLCLGVLLFVTAFIVKDADIWLVFAGILGLFLQVCAYAAIGLFMSSLTTYQVVAAITTLALLAGLNYVGKLWQELDFVRDLTYFLSISGRVDEFIDGLVSSKDVFYFLIVICMFVGLTILKLRSDRESKPWFVKYGRYAGLILCGLLLGYVSSRPAWVLYKDMTASKSRTLTPASREIVSKLKGPLEITTYVNLLDENYFSALPISRNNDLKRYDQYFRFKPDIAIKYVYYYDTSSNVELFTRNKGLSAKQVAKKLAETMKLDFKDFLSPAEIKKQVDLSGEQNRLVRQLKWGNKTTFLRTYNDLMRQPGEQEFAAALKRLAVDVPKAVFISGHNERSIKRMGDADIKLPASEITFRYSLVNQGFDVTEASMTAIPSDAAVVIIADPRTPYSATELVALKTYIDKGGNVLIAGEPSRKEIVQPVLDLIGVRLDNGMVLQQSEDFAPGLFIGKVHTGDVMKESPRLSAGVVFPGTATVSWQADNGFTAMPLVETNIENTIRRVAPVDDSLRTVVYNEALKDEKGVYPVAVAFTKGKQRILVAGDVDFMSNSELLRSNIQTGNFTFLMNLFNWFSNKEFPVDVYRAPPGDDQVKVSAAGVNVIKWMLLGVLPGLIAVIVAAVLVRRQRR; this is encoded by the coding sequence ATGAAAACAACTTTCAGGATAGCGAAGTTAGAACTGAGTAACCTGTTTTATTCACCAGTGGCCTGGGTGGTACTGATTATATTCCTGGTACAGGGCGGATGGGAGTTCAGCTCCATGCTGGAGAGAATGCAGCGGGCGCAGGATATGGGTGGTCTCACACCGGGTGTGACCAATACCATGTTCGCGAGCTTTTTTGGGATTTTTACAAAAATGAAAGAGTACCTGTATCTGTATATTCCGTTGCTTACGATGGGCCTGATCAGTCGGGAAATGGGAAGTGGATCTATTAAGTTAGTGTATTCGTCACCGGTTAAAGTAAGTGCGGTGGTATGGGGAAAGTACCTGGCGATGGTATTCTATAGTTTTCTATTGATGCTATGCCTGGGAGTATTGTTATTTGTGACGGCTTTTATTGTGAAGGATGCGGATATATGGCTGGTATTTGCAGGTATCCTGGGATTGTTTTTGCAGGTATGTGCTTATGCCGCGATTGGTTTATTCATGTCTTCACTGACTACTTACCAGGTAGTGGCAGCGATCACGACATTGGCCTTGCTGGCGGGTTTGAATTATGTAGGGAAGTTATGGCAGGAGCTGGATTTTGTGAGAGACCTGACTTATTTCCTGTCTATTTCAGGGAGAGTAGATGAGTTTATTGACGGATTGGTATCAAGTAAAGATGTGTTTTATTTCCTGATTGTGATCTGCATGTTTGTCGGACTGACAATTTTAAAACTACGGAGTGACAGGGAGTCTAAACCATGGTTTGTAAAGTATGGCCGGTATGCAGGTTTGATATTATGCGGATTGTTATTGGGATATGTATCATCAAGACCTGCCTGGGTACTGTACAAAGATATGACGGCATCGAAGAGCAGAACGCTGACGCCAGCGAGCAGGGAGATAGTAAGCAAACTGAAAGGACCGCTGGAGATTACTACTTATGTGAACCTGCTGGACGAGAATTATTTTTCAGCGTTACCGATATCCCGGAATAATGATCTGAAGCGGTATGACCAGTATTTCAGGTTTAAGCCGGACATTGCTATTAAGTACGTGTATTATTATGATACGTCTTCAAATGTGGAGCTGTTTACGCGCAATAAGGGATTGTCAGCAAAGCAGGTAGCGAAGAAACTGGCGGAAACGATGAAACTGGATTTTAAGGACTTTCTTTCTCCTGCTGAGATCAAAAAGCAGGTTGACCTGAGCGGGGAACAGAACAGGCTTGTCAGGCAGTTAAAATGGGGAAATAAAACGACTTTCCTGCGTACGTATAATGACCTGATGCGTCAGCCGGGTGAGCAGGAATTTGCGGCGGCACTGAAGCGACTGGCTGTGGACGTGCCGAAGGCGGTATTCATTAGCGGGCACAATGAAAGGAGTATTAAGCGGATGGGTGATGCGGATATTAAGTTGCCCGCCTCGGAGATTACCTTCCGGTATTCGCTGGTGAACCAGGGCTTTGATGTTACCGAAGCATCGATGACTGCAATACCTTCGGATGCTGCCGTAGTGATCATTGCGGATCCGCGTACGCCTTATTCCGCAACGGAACTAGTGGCATTGAAAACATATATAGACAAAGGCGGGAATGTACTGATAGCGGGTGAGCCATCCAGAAAAGAGATTGTGCAGCCGGTACTGGACCTGATTGGAGTAAGGCTGGACAATGGTATGGTGTTACAGCAAAGTGAGGATTTTGCGCCGGGTCTGTTTATCGGCAAGGTACATACGGGAGATGTGATGAAGGAAAGTCCGCGACTGAGTGCCGGTGTAGTATTTCCGGGAACAGCCACGGTATCCTGGCAGGCAGATAATGGGTTTACAGCAATGCCGCTCGTGGAAACTAATATAGAAAATACCATTCGCCGTGTAGCACCGGTAGATGATAGTTTGAGGACGGTGGTATATAATGAGGCGCTAAAGGATGAGAAAGGTGTGTACCCGGTAGCGGTAGCGTTCACTAAGGGAAAGCAAAGGATATTGGTGGCAGGTGACGTGGATTTTATGAGTAATTCGGAGCTGTTAAGGAGTAATATACAAACGGGGAATTTTACGTTTTTGATGAACCTGTTTAACTGGTTTTCAAATAAGGAGTTTCCGGTAGATGTATACAGGGCGCCTCCTGGTGATGATCAGGTAAAGGTATCAGCGGCGGGGGTGAATGTGATTAAATGGATGTTGTTGGGCGTGTTGCCAGGTTTGATAGCGGTGATTGTAGCAGCGGTTTTAGTGAGAAGACAAAGACGATAA
- a CDS encoding ABC transporter ATP-binding protein — protein sequence MNTSIVKIGHLSHRYSKAWAIRNISLEIIQKGVTGFLGSNGAGKSTTMNILCGVLNQTEGTVLIDGIDLRQHPLEAKKLIGFLPQNAPLYLDLTVDEYLRHCAYMRLIPDNKVKAAMEEAKERCGVAHFSKRLIKNLSGGYRQRVGIAQAIIHKPKLVVLDEPTNGLDPNQIAEVRSLIKEIGEERSVLFSSHILAEVQATCDTIRMIEQGQVVFDGSVDDFNNYIAPGALVLYLQQPPAIEELMAIPGVTAAKVIARNKIRVSFDTTPAIAEDMIKYSVERGWRLQELHLERSSLEEIFAKLSNKKK from the coding sequence ATGAATACAAGTATTGTAAAGATCGGGCACCTTTCGCACCGGTATAGCAAGGCATGGGCTATCAGGAACATCAGCCTTGAGATTATCCAGAAAGGTGTAACGGGATTTCTTGGCTCTAACGGAGCTGGTAAATCTACTACTATGAATATTCTGTGTGGTGTATTGAACCAGACAGAAGGCACTGTTCTAATCGATGGCATCGACCTGCGGCAGCATCCGCTGGAGGCGAAGAAGCTCATTGGTTTTCTCCCACAGAATGCCCCTTTGTACCTGGACCTGACGGTAGATGAATACCTGCGTCATTGCGCGTATATGCGTCTCATTCCGGACAACAAAGTGAAGGCAGCTATGGAAGAGGCTAAGGAACGCTGTGGTGTAGCGCATTTCAGTAAACGTTTGATCAAGAACCTTTCGGGTGGGTATAGACAACGTGTGGGAATTGCACAGGCCATCATTCACAAACCCAAACTGGTGGTATTGGATGAACCGACCAATGGGCTTGATCCAAACCAGATTGCGGAAGTACGTTCACTGATCAAAGAGATCGGTGAAGAACGTTCTGTATTGTTCTCTTCGCACATCCTTGCAGAGGTGCAGGCAACCTGCGATACGATCCGTATGATCGAACAGGGGCAGGTGGTATTCGACGGCAGTGTGGATGATTTTAATAATTACATCGCGCCGGGTGCGCTGGTATTGTACCTGCAGCAACCACCAGCGATTGAAGAGCTGATGGCAATACCGGGGGTGACCGCAGCAAAAGTGATTGCCCGAAATAAGATCAGGGTCAGTTTTGATACCACTCCTGCGATTGCAGAAGACATGATTAAATATAGTGTGGAGAGAGGCTGGCGCTTACAGGAACTACACCTGGAAAGAAGCTCATTGGAAGAAATCTTTGCAAAATTGTCAAACAAGAAAAAATAG
- a CDS encoding RagB/SusD family nutrient uptake outer membrane protein, whose protein sequence is MTTTMFKYIIAGMLVAGSLASCEKMIEIPAPISETSSERVFSSDKLALAALSGAMSNTVSSQAFAINLTVVNGMAADELLYIANSNYDEIATNIYSPLSAASGTSLVNSLWSDIYAGIYRFNSVIEGVTASSALKDSLKTQLIANAKFMRGLCYFYLVNLYRDVPLVLKTDVNVTSLQPGNTAAEIYAQIIADLKDAKEVLPADFTSQSGSRTVITKWAAGALLARVYLYTEQWQLAIDEATNVIDNGLFAMGTLSNISVKNNTESILQFGSYLSATSGYTYMGLALAASYTQYTMADTLRHSFTADDQRGQQWIHTMTYNNVISYQPYKYQNNTTGTTRLEAPAVLRLAEQYLIRAEASLHLQLTDTARADMNIVRVRAGLGASTSTDAATLALEIESERRHELFAEYGLRWFDLRRTGRINTVLGALKSTWTAKAAYFPLPQSAINANPNLVQNPDYN, encoded by the coding sequence ATGACTACTACAATGTTTAAATATATAATTGCAGGTATGCTGGTAGCTGGTAGTTTAGCTTCCTGCGAAAAGATGATTGAAATACCTGCGCCAATTTCTGAGACTTCGTCGGAAAGGGTATTCAGTTCTGATAAACTGGCACTCGCTGCGCTTTCAGGTGCGATGAGCAATACAGTGAGTTCACAGGCATTCGCTATCAACCTGACGGTTGTCAATGGCATGGCGGCAGATGAATTATTATATATAGCGAACTCCAACTACGATGAAATCGCTACGAATATCTATTCTCCTTTATCAGCGGCCTCCGGTACATCGCTGGTGAATAGTTTATGGTCTGATATTTATGCAGGCATCTATCGCTTTAACAGTGTGATCGAAGGGGTAACTGCATCCAGTGCGCTGAAAGACTCTTTAAAGACACAGCTCATCGCTAATGCAAAATTCATGAGAGGACTATGTTATTTCTACCTCGTGAACCTGTATCGGGATGTTCCACTGGTATTGAAGACAGATGTGAATGTAACATCTCTGCAACCCGGGAATACAGCAGCAGAGATCTATGCACAGATCATTGCAGATCTCAAAGATGCAAAAGAGGTGCTGCCGGCAGATTTCACTTCGCAAAGCGGATCCCGTACTGTGATTACAAAGTGGGCAGCGGGTGCATTGCTGGCAAGAGTATATTTATATACTGAGCAATGGCAGCTGGCTATTGACGAGGCCACGAATGTGATTGATAACGGGTTATTTGCGATGGGCACACTCTCCAATATCAGTGTAAAAAACAATACTGAATCCATCCTGCAATTCGGTTCCTACCTGAGCGCCACTTCAGGTTATACCTATATGGGGCTTGCACTGGCAGCATCTTATACGCAGTATACCATGGCGGATACCCTCCGTCATAGCTTCACGGCTGATGACCAGCGTGGACAGCAATGGATACATACCATGACTTACAACAACGTAATCTCTTACCAACCATACAAGTACCAGAATAATACCACTGGTACAACCCGACTGGAAGCGCCTGCGGTACTGAGACTGGCCGAACAATACCTGATCCGTGCAGAAGCATCTTTGCATTTGCAACTGACTGATACTGCAAGAGCAGATATGAACATCGTTCGTGTTCGTGCAGGTCTTGGTGCCAGCACTTCTACAGATGCTGCTACGCTGGCCCTGGAAATAGAATCAGAGCGCCGGCATGAGCTGTTCGCCGAATACGGACTCCGCTGGTTTGACCTGCGCAGAACCGGTCGTATCAACACGGTACTGGGCGCACTGAAATCTACATGGACAGCGAAAGCTGCTTACTTCCCTCTTCCTCAAAGTGCCATCAACGCCAATCCAAACCTGGTTCAAAACCCGGACTATAATTAG